A genomic region of Miscanthus floridulus cultivar M001 chromosome 3, ASM1932011v1, whole genome shotgun sequence contains the following coding sequences:
- the LOC136542581 gene encoding uncharacterized protein isoform X2, with protein sequence MSRMVLWDGCFQDSIGKHLQSLSPNRFPTVLLLCRPSSRGENLRATRRVYARDFYDVLGVSKDASAPDIKKAYYAKGQKLVNEKMENPHDGQHGGGERNPRVQLLRMTVNIEAMPNQKRQWYQVRSKA encoded by the exons ATGTCAAGAATGGTGCTATGGGATGGGTGCTTTCAGGATAGCATTGGAAAGCATCTTCAATCA CTAAGTCCAAATAGGTTTCCAACTGTTTTACTGCTCTGCAGGCCATCGAGTCGAGGAGAAAATCTAAGAG CCACAAGGCGGGTGTATGCAAGGGATTTCTATGATGTGCTTGGAGTAAGCAAGGATGCTTCTGCACCGGATATAAAGAAGGCATATTATGCG AAAGGTCAAAAACTTGTAAATGAAAAGATGGAGAACCCACATGATGGACAACACGGAGGTGGAGAGAGGAACCCAAGGGTGCAGTTGTTGCGGATGACCGTGAACATTGAAGCTATGCCGAATCAGAAGCGACAGTGGTACCAAGTCCGCTCCAAGGCGTAG
- the LOC136542581 gene encoding uncharacterized protein isoform X1, which produces MFEHGFSDPIDWGRDLHVLLSCDMSRMVLWDGCFQDSIGKHLQSLSPNRFPTVLLLCRPSSRGENLRATRRVYARDFYDVLGVSKDASAPDIKKAYYAKGQKLVNEKMENPHDGQHGGGERNPRVQLLRMTVNIEAMPNQKRQWYQVRSKA; this is translated from the exons ATGTTCGAGCACGGATTTAG TGATCCTATTGACTGGGGAAGAGATCTACATGTACTTCTTTCAT GTGATATGTCAAGAATGGTGCTATGGGATGGGTGCTTTCAGGATAGCATTGGAAAGCATCTTCAATCA CTAAGTCCAAATAGGTTTCCAACTGTTTTACTGCTCTGCAGGCCATCGAGTCGAGGAGAAAATCTAAGAG CCACAAGGCGGGTGTATGCAAGGGATTTCTATGATGTGCTTGGAGTAAGCAAGGATGCTTCTGCACCGGATATAAAGAAGGCATATTATGCG AAAGGTCAAAAACTTGTAAATGAAAAGATGGAGAACCCACATGATGGACAACACGGAGGTGGAGAGAGGAACCCAAGGGTGCAGTTGTTGCGGATGACCGTGAACATTGAAGCTATGCCGAATCAGAAGCGACAGTGGTACCAAGTCCGCTCCAAGGCGTAG